A genomic stretch from Aedes albopictus strain Foshan chromosome 2, AalbF5, whole genome shotgun sequence includes:
- the LOC109409374 gene encoding phenoloxidase-activating factor 3: MPMHTRPSSTFSVVTSPNLRSSSTDPRTHKVCCRTSVQVVDQFAPLAKKGRDLLNMTECGKQSKTRIAHGKVAEVFEFPWMALLQGFDGSFHCGGSLIAERYVLTAAHCNKIRVYSVRLGETDISQKEDCIRYPDGDEECSAPPQDIPVEKFLKNRLHSASQKKNDIALVRLQWAAQLSDSVRPICLPLPEVSRKTLPKKMTVSGWGYTEVSKMTSNQLRYANIPIQSLTRCNQTLRRLKTDWSVDQSQICAGVDDDKADNCHGDSGGPLQYFGKTGFVIHGIVSYGVSTCGTEAEPGIYTKVSHYMDWIIDNLI, encoded by the exons ATGCCCATGCACACCCGACCGAGTTCCACGTTTTCTGTGGTCACTTCACCGAATCTTCGATCGTCCAGCACCGATCCACGG ACTCACAAAGTGTGCTGCAGAACGAGCGTACAGGTCGTGGACCAGTTTGCACCACTGGCCAAGAAGGGACGCGACTTGTTGAACATGACTGAATGTGGCAAACAATCCAAAACACGGATCGCCCACGGTAAAGTAGCCGAAGTGTTCGAATTTCCATGGATGGCTCTGCTTCAAGGCTTCGACGGGAGCTTCCACTGTGGAGGCAGTCTGATTGCGGAACGATACGTCCTCACGGCAGCTCACTGCAATAAAATTCGAGT CTATTCGGTGCGTTTGGGTGAAACGGACATTTCGCAAAAGGAAGACTGCATCCGGTATCCAGACGGAGATGAAGAATGTTCTGCGCCACCCCAGGACATCCcagtggagaagtttttgaaaaataggCTGCACAGTGCAAGCCAAAAGAAGAACGACATCGCCCTGGTGAGGCTGCAGTGGGCTGCGCAGCTCAGTGACA GTGTGCGTCCCATTTGTCTGCCACTGCCGGAAGTATCGAGAAAAACTCTGCCAAAGAAAATGACTGTTTCTGGATGGGGCTATACCGAGGTCTCCAAAATGACATCGAACCAATTACGATACGCTAACATACCGATTCAAAGCCTAACCCGGTGCAACCAAACCCTCAGACGTCTGAAAACGGACTGGTCGGTAGATCAAAGCCAAATTTGTGCCGGTGTCGACGATGACAAGGCCGACAACTGTCATGGAGATAGCGGCGGACCTCTTCAGTACTTTGGTAAAACCGGATTCGTGATACACGGGATTGTGTCTTACGGTGTATCGACCTGCGGCACGGAAGCTGAACCTGGCATCTACACCAAGGTTTCGCATTACATGGACTGGATCATCGACAATTTAATATAG
- the LOC109411900 gene encoding uncharacterized protein LOC109411900, protein MAAEKKILLSSYSRMMDSIKSRAEKLLIYVRSFDSEKQDKSLLEDKLQSVNEMRSYFHETEVKLYGLLKEDEVEDWQMTSEGIEDTLDEIRHLIRSILRDIDPPKPVSAQVSSATSQGSHPKLPDIPLPRFNGQLEDWISFKNQFNALVKRREGLSETLRNLLNDVTRNIRALANLELKLELLSEQFLIHLVCTRLDARTRKDFELQLTDNALPSWDKLLDFLQSRCRCLENIEQDGKDTSSNQSSRLRPERSGSHVVRTFPENAYTQKPSFGNVTCFVCKGTHFLNRCDQFLNLAPNDRFAKIKSLGICLNCFSNKHYVHECKGSSCRKCGRRHHTLLHESDSNSSSSVRDVRQPPDSHPIQRSSTAPTPSSINSAISPVSPSTTRSHQYVLYTAVGLVEDAHGNSIECRILLDCGSMHNLIAARLVNVLKLPKTNANVNILGVTGSPQLIKDKVRATIRSTLTKASFNLEFLVMKRVTTDLPMKSFQIDSDQIPADVALADPSFNRSRRIDMLLGIQVFNELFTGQSFSLTDDHTFWCKETIFGWVVGGAVSEQGAEQSSSNMCGIVTNEALSEQMSRFWETEAIPEPRKLTEDELAAERSFQETCRRLPDGRYEVGLPLKNSIDQLGESETMALRRFVQVERRLIHNPNIYEQYRAFMAVYHDQGHMVKTNQMVEGAYFMPHHAVFNPASTTTKTIVVFDASATTTTGTSLNDHLFVGPVVQRKLTDTVLRFRIPKIAFTADITQMFRQIVIRPQDRKWQQIFWRSQQDVPLEVYQLATVTYGTACAPFLATRVLKQLCEDESERFPLASKAGTEDYYMDDLLSGANTVEEAMAMQSEFVEMMSSGGFVLHKWASNHPALLQSVPNSDAEQIAFFEDEKTTRTLGLTWQPRNDVFFTKVHEIQFHTDQPTKRTVYSDIAKLYDPLGLLGPLIFAAKVKLQKLWHLEVDWDEALSTEETESWECFRNQIVQMGEISIPRCVLPYNSPNSIELHGFCDASDLGYGACAYIRSVDSNNDCSVLLLTSKSRIAPLKNAKLTTARLELCGALVLARLISNITQNLSITFSRITLWSDSTTALAWIRTDPSRLKTFVCNRVIDIQNLTHDMEWRYVNTLDNPADVLSRGLLPSEIKDCEQWWTGPPFLRETDTFWPNQPQNTPAEQLPETKNTTICLTVTDPPVQFRFFEIESEFRKMQRKMAWVLRFIDHVRKGHQKDHRYGELTVPELHQATVALASIAQREAFPDDIQRLRSGKVIHHKSKFITYSVFVEKSRFSVLRGGGRIRHAAIPAAQKHPMVLPSGHPFTLALIRAYHVEMLHAPQQMLLTTLRRRFWVLHGRSTVRQVIRKCITCFRAKPISMQQQMGDLPKSRLEGVYPFFNTGVDFCGPIYIRQHNKRSTVTYKAYVAVFVCFATRAIHLELVGDLTADAFIAALHRFVSRRGKCAKLFSDNGLNFVGSKNKLREMYDMFRSQQLKSKLDDFCAKSAIEWHLIPPSAPHFGSLWEAGVRSAKYHLKRITGTANMNFEEYTTVLARIEALLNSRPITALSEDPSDISPLTPGHFLVGRPLTDIAEPDLTDRKETTLSRWQRQSQMVQHFWARWSNDYITTLQNRNKWHKPFPVKPGQLVIIREDNQPPMNWKLGRIEQVFPGLDGLVRVADVRSGGKLVRRPIAKLCLLPVDDNVVQPDDDFHEDENDSE, encoded by the exons ATGGCCGCCGAGAAGAAAATTCTCTTGTCCTCCTATTCTCGCATGATGGACAGCATTAAGTCCCGTGCGGAAAAATTGCTCATTTATGTGCGTTCTTTTGATTCCGAGAAGCAAGATAAGTCTCTTCTCGAAGACAAGCTACAGTCAGTAAATGAAATGCGTTCCTATTTCCATGAGACAGAAGTGAAGTTGTACGGGTTGCTCAAGGAAGATGAAGTCGAAGATTGGCAAATGACTAGTGAGGGGATAGAAGACACGCTCGACGAAATCCGCCATCTTATCCGTAGCATACTCCGTGATATAGATCCCCCGAAGCCAGTGTCTGCCCAAGTTTCTAGTGCAACTAGCCAAGGTTCCCATCCCAAATTGCCAGACATTCCCCTTCCCCGGTTCAATGGTCAACTCGAAGATTGGATAAGTTTCAAGAACCAGTTCAATGCCCTTGTGAAGCGTCGTGAAGGTCTTTCGGAAA CCTTGCGAAATTTGCTAAATGACGTCACGCGTAACATTCGAGCCTTAGCCAACCTCGAATTAAAACTCGAACTTCTTTCGGAGCAGTTTCTGATCCACTTGGTCTGCACTCGCCTTGATGCTCGCACTCGGAAGGATTTTGAGCTGCAATTGACCGACAACGCCCTGCCATCCTGGGATAAGTTGTTGGACTTCCTACAATCTCGCTGCCGCTGTCTGGAGAACATCGAACAAGATGGAAAAGATACTTCGTCAAATCAGTCCTCGCGTCTACGACCAGAACGCTCTGGGTCTCATGTGGTGAGAACCTTTCCCGAAAATGCATACACCCAAAAACCCAGCTTCGGTAACGTCACCTGTTTCGTTTGCAAAGGTACACACTTTTTGAATCGGTGCGACCAATTTCTGAACCTAGCTCCAAACGATCGCTTTGCCAAGATCAAGAGCCTAGGTATTTGCTTGAACTGCTTCAGCAATAAGCACTACGTACACGAATGCAAGGGTAGCTCGTGTCGTAAATGTGGTCGTCGACACCACACGTTGTTGCATGAATCCGATTCGAACTCGTCGTCTTCTGTAAGAGATGTTCGCCAACCACCAGATTCGCACCCCATACAACGATCTTCAACTGCTCCTACCCCCTCGTCGATCAACTCGGCGATCAGTCCTGTCTCTCCGTCGACTACACGATCACACCAATACGTACTCTACACAGCTGTCGGACTTGTAGAAGATGCTCATGGGAACTCAATTGAGTGTCGAATTTTACTCGATTGTGGTTCGATGCATAATTTGATCGCAGCACGACTTGTCAATGTATTGAAGCTACCGAAAACGAATGCGAATGTCAACATTCTTGGTGTCACTGGCTCACCTCAATTGATCAAAGACAAGGTCAGAGCAACGATTCGCTCCACCTTGACCAAGGCCTCGTTCAATTTGGAATTTTTGGTCATGAAAAGGGTCACAACCGACCTGCCAATGAAGTCGTTCCAAATAGATTCCGATCAGATTCCAGCAGATGTAGCACTGGCAGACCCTTCGTTCAATCGATCGCGGCGAATCGATATGCTGCTAGGAATCCAAGTGTTCAATGAGCTATTCACAGGTCAATCGTTTTCGTTGACAGATGATCACACGTTCTGGTGTAAAGAGACCATTTTTGGATGGGTAGTTGGTGGTGCAGTTAGCGAGCAGGGAGCAGAGCAATCTTCCTCGAACATGTGCGGAATCGTGACGAACGAAGCGTTGAGCGAACAGATGAGCAGGTTCTGGGAAACGGAAGCCATTCCCGAGCCTCGAAAGTTGACCGAAGATGAACTAGCTGCTGAACGAAGTTTCCAAGAGACATGTCGGAGACTACCAGATGGGCGATACGAAGTTGGACTGCCACTCAAGAACAGCATCGATCAATTGGGCGAGAGCGAGACGATGGCACTGCGCAGATTTGTACAAGTTGAGCGACGATTGATACACAACCCGAACATCTACGAGCAGTACCGAGCATTCATGGCAGTCTATCACGATCAAGGGCATATGGTCAAGACAAACCAGATGGTCGAGGGAGCGTACTTCATGCCCCATCATGCGGTGTTCAATCCAGCGAGCACCACTACTAAGACAATAGTCGTTTTTGATGCGtcggcgacgacaacgacgggaACGTCACTGAACGATCACCTTTTCGTCGGTCCCGTGGTCCAGCGAAAGCTAACAGATACAGTCCTGCGATTCCGAATCCCGAAAATTGCGTTCACTGCGGACATCACCCAAATGTTCCGGCAGATCGTCATAAGGCCGCAAGATCGCAAATGGCAACAGATTTTTTGGCGTTCGCAACAGGATGTTCCTTTGGAGGTGTACCAGTTGGCTACAGTCACTTACGGCACGGCATGTGCACCTTTCCTTGCGACACGTGTACTAAAGCAGCTGTGCGAAGACGAGAGCGAGCGTTTCCCCTTGGCATCGAAGGCGGGAACCGAAGACTATTACATGGACGACCTTTTGAGTGGGGCGAATACAGTGGAAGAAGCGATGGCGATGCAATCCGAGTTCGTCGAAATGATGTCATCCGGAGGCTTTGTGCTACACAAGTGGGCCTCCAATCACCCTGCATTGTTGCAATCCGTTCCGAATTCCGACGCCGAGCAAATCGCATTTTTCGAGGACGAAAAGACCACACGAACATTAGGGTTAACCTGGCAGCCCCGCAACGATGTGTTCTTCACCAAAGTACACGAGATTCAGTTCCATACCGACCAACCAACGAAGCGAACTGTGTATTCGGACATTGCGAAACTGTACGACCCACTAGGCCTGCTGGGTCCGCTGATCTTTGCTGCGAAAGTGAAGCTGCAGAAACTGTGGCACCTCGAAGTGGACTGGGACGAAGCTTTGAGCACCGAAGAGACCGAATCTTGGGAATGTTTCCGCAACCAAATCGTTCAAATGGGCGAAATCTCGATTCCACGCTGTGTACTCCCCTACAATTCACCAAACAGCATAGAATTGCACGGCTTTTGCGATGCATCCGACCTGGGCTACGGTGCATGCGCCTACATTCGATCGGTCGATTCGAATAACGATTGTTCGGTACTATTGCTAACTTCTAAGTCTCGAATCGCACCCCTCAAAAACGCAAAACTGACTACCGCACGTCTCGAACTTTGCGGTGCGCTTGTACTTGCACGATTGATTTCAAACATAACGCAAAACTTGAGCATTACCTTTTCCAGAATCACTCTCTGGTCCGACTCCACGACCGCTTTAGCTTGGATTAGGACCGACCCAAGCAGACTGAAAACCTTCGTCTGCAATCGCGTCATAGACATCCAAAACCTGACGCACGACATGGAATGGAGGTACGTCAATACCCTCGACAACCCTGCTGATGTCCTATCCCGAGGTCTATTACCGAGCGAAATCAAAGACTGCGAACAATGGTGGACTGGACCACCGTTCCTGCGAGAAACCGACACCTTTTGGCCGAACCAACCACAAAACACACCCGCAGAGCAGCTCCCGGAAACGAAAAACACCACAATTTGCCTCACAGTCACAGACCCTCCTGTACAGTTCCGGTTTTTCGAGATCGAAAGTGAGTTCCGGAAAATGCAACGAAAAATGGCCTGGGTGCTACGATTCATCGACCACGTTCGTAAGGGACACCAGAAGGATCATCGATACGGAGAGCTGACCGTTCCAGAACTTCATCAAGCAACAGTGGCCCTGGCCAGCATTGCGCAGAGAGAAGCCTTCCCAGACGACATCCAACGCCTACGCTCTGGAAAGGTAATTCACCATAAAAGCAAATTTATCACCTATTCTGTGTTCGTAGAGAAGTCCCGGTTCAGCGTTTtgcgaggtggtggaagaatccGCCATGCTGCCATTCCCGCAGCGCAGAAGCATCCCATGGTCCTACCGTCTGGTCACCCGTTCACACTGGCCTTGATCAGAGCGTACCACGTCGAAATGCTCCACGCTCCTCAGCAAATGCTGCTAACAACACTGCGACGACGATTTTGGGTTCTTCATGGGCGAAGCACTGTCCGACAAGTCATCCGAAAGTGCATCACGTGCTTCAGAGCGAAACCGATCTCCATGCAGCAACAAATGGGAGACCTACCGAAATCTCGTTTGGAGGGAGTGTACCCCTTCTTCAACACTGGAGTCGACTTTTGCGGGCCAATCTACATCCGACAACATAACAAGCGATCAACCGTCACCTACAAGGCATATGTAGCGGTGTTTGTATGCTTCGCTACTCGAGCTATACACCTGGAGCTGGTAGGAGATTTGACCGCAGACGCCTTCATTGCGGCCCTACACCGTTTCGTCTCCCGAAGAGGTAAATGCGCTAAACTGTTTTCCGATAATGGCCTTAATTTCGTCGGTAGCAAGAACAAGCTGAGGGAAATGTACGACATGTTCCGGTCACAGCAACTAAAATCCAAGCTGGACGACTTTTGTGCCAAATCAGCAATCGAATGGCACCTGATCCCACCTTCCGCCCCACACTTTGGAAGTTTGTGGGAGGCCGGCGTACGCTCTGCCAAATACCACTTGAAGCGCATCACTGGAACCGCCAACATGAACTTCGAGGAATACACCACCGTCCTCGCCCGCATAGAAGCCCTGCTGAATTCTCGGCCAATTACCGCACTATCTGAAGATCCCAGTGACATCAGCCCGCTAACTCCCGGTCACTTCCTGGTGGGACGTCCGTTGACCGACATTGCTGAACCCGACCTAACGGACCGCAAAGAGACTACGCTTTCCCGATGGCAACGACAGTCCCAAATGGTGCAACATTTCTGGGCTCGATGGTCGAATGATTACATTACGACACTGCAGAACCGCAACAAATGGCACAAACCGTTCCCTGTGAAGCCTGGACAGTTGGTGATCATCCGAGAAGACAACCAGCCACCGATGAACTGGAAACTGGGGAGGATCGAACAAGTGTTCCCTGGACTGGACGGACTGGTACGAGTGGCCGATGTACGATCTGGCGGCAAACTTGTCCGAAGACCTATTGCGAAGCTGTGTCTACTGCCGGTGGACGACAACGTTGTGCAGCCTGACGACGACTTCCACGAAGACGAGAACGACAGCGAatga